Proteins from a single region of Paenibacillus sp. BIHB 4019:
- the fliF gene encoding flagellar basal-body MS-ring/collar protein FliF: MGKKQKIGLGASVGVLLLSIILLTVIFTRTDYELAFQNLDTTDSAAIMNYLDSNGIPYELGSGGTSISVPSAVAERTKVTIGSLGLVQNGSIGFEAFTQSSSTFGTTENEFNVKYLSALNGEIQQLLNRMQGVKSSKVLVNLPEESVFLTPEEKEKASASISMEFMAGYRPTQKEIDGYYNLVKTAVPGTTVDSITITGPQGELISSEAGGTIAGTTEAVDSQFQIQRKYEAELKKNIQQFLGPIVGSENLVISIGSSLNFDNKKTEEQQVVPLPDNNNNGIIVSQSDQTSSSTGGSSSAGGVAGTGGTDVPGYTATDAAGNSTSEESSSTINYDFGRINRTTISGPFVIKDLSISIGVEASRLTPESRTEITTFLTGLVRAQLADSGQDVNNDDLINKKVSLIGQTFAESTATNTIGGLSMGWAIGIGAAALAIIAGLIILLVRRRRQQAAEAAAAEAQEAVVASTAVEYPTLDFDSLSNDSQARKNLETLAKRKPDEFVNLLRTWLVDE; this comes from the coding sequence ATGGGAAAAAAACAGAAAATAGGCTTGGGGGCTTCTGTAGGCGTACTGTTGTTATCTATAATTCTTCTTACTGTAATCTTTACAAGAACGGATTATGAATTGGCTTTTCAAAATTTGGATACAACAGACTCAGCAGCCATTATGAACTACCTGGATAGCAATGGTATCCCTTATGAACTAGGGAGCGGCGGAACTAGCATTTCTGTACCAAGCGCTGTAGCAGAACGCACTAAGGTAACGATCGGCTCACTTGGTCTTGTACAGAACGGATCCATCGGCTTTGAGGCTTTTACACAAAGCTCTTCGACCTTCGGCACAACAGAAAATGAATTTAATGTCAAATATTTAAGCGCCTTGAACGGCGAGATCCAACAATTGCTGAATCGCATGCAAGGCGTGAAAAGTTCTAAAGTGCTTGTGAATTTGCCAGAAGAAAGCGTGTTTCTAACCCCTGAAGAAAAGGAAAAAGCATCGGCTTCCATCTCCATGGAATTTATGGCTGGCTATCGTCCAACTCAAAAGGAAATTGACGGTTATTACAATCTAGTAAAAACAGCAGTTCCAGGAACGACAGTGGACAGCATCACCATCACTGGTCCGCAGGGCGAACTGATATCCTCCGAAGCGGGAGGCACGATTGCAGGTACAACAGAAGCAGTTGACAGCCAATTCCAAATTCAACGCAAATATGAAGCGGAGTTGAAAAAGAACATTCAACAGTTTCTCGGACCGATTGTCGGTTCCGAAAATCTGGTCATCAGCATCGGTAGCAGCTTGAACTTCGATAACAAGAAGACGGAAGAACAGCAGGTTGTGCCGCTGCCTGACAATAATAATAACGGAATTATTGTTAGCCAGTCCGATCAGACGAGTTCTTCTACAGGTGGCAGCTCCAGTGCAGGCGGTGTAGCAGGAACGGGAGGAACGGATGTTCCAGGCTATACTGCAACGGATGCTGCTGGAAACTCCACCTCGGAAGAAAGCTCTTCTACTATTAATTACGATTTTGGAAGAATTAATCGTACCACGATTTCAGGACCTTTCGTAATTAAAGATCTATCCATTAGCATCGGTGTTGAAGCAAGTCGACTTACTCCAGAATCTCGTACAGAGATTACGACCTTCTTGACAGGTTTGGTACGTGCACAGCTTGCCGATTCAGGTCAAGATGTTAATAATGACGATTTAATTAACAAAAAGGTTTCACTTATTGGGCAAACATTTGCTGAAAGCACCGCTACAAACACGATTGGCGGCTTATCAATGGGATGGGCAATCGGAATTGGAGCAGCAGCACTTGCGATTATTGCCGGTTTGATCATTTTGCTCGTTCGCAGACGCAGACAGCAAGCGGCAGAAGCAGCAGCAGCTGAAGCGCAAGAAGCGGTTGTAGCATCAACGGCTGTAGAATATCCTACCCTTGATTTTGATAGCTTAAGCAATGACAGCCAAGCACGTAAAAATCTTGAGACACTCGCCAAACGCAAGCCGGATGAATTTGTTAATTTACTTCGGACTTGGCTTGTCGATGAATAG
- the fliE gene encoding flagellar hook-basal body complex protein FliE, translated as MIQAISMNQLQPLKTMTAAPVEQATPAELTKTFSQFLNNAIEGVSAQEQNVHKLNDKFLIGEVDVSQVMIAGERAQLSLQLTSQIRNKVVEAYQEIMRMQV; from the coding sequence GTGATTCAAGCCATTTCGATGAACCAGTTGCAGCCTTTAAAGACGATGACAGCTGCACCTGTAGAGCAAGCTACTCCGGCAGAACTTACAAAAACATTTAGCCAGTTTTTAAATAACGCAATTGAGGGTGTTAGCGCCCAGGAACAAAATGTACATAAGCTTAACGATAAGTTTTTAATTGGTGAAGTTGATGTTTCTCAGGTCATGATTGCTGGCGAAAGAGCGCAGCTTAGTCTTCAACTAACCTCACAAATCCGCAACAAGGTTGTAGAGGCATATCAAGAAATCATGCGGATGCAGGTATAA
- the flgC gene encoding flagellar basal body rod protein FlgC, producing the protein MKISSGFDASASALTAQRLRMDVISSNIANAETTRAGYENGQFVPYKRKMVVLEPLKPSFSNALNAKMGKSTTTGGVKVAKIIDDTAPTKLVYNPTHPDADSNGYVNMPNVDVAKEMVDMISASRSYEANVTAINSSKAMFVKALEIGK; encoded by the coding sequence GTGAAAATTTCCAGCGGATTTGATGCGAGCGCCTCTGCTCTAACCGCACAGCGCCTGCGAATGGATGTTATTTCTTCAAATATTGCGAATGCGGAAACGACGCGTGCCGGTTATGAGAATGGACAATTCGTGCCTTATAAACGGAAAATGGTCGTTTTGGAGCCGTTGAAACCAAGCTTTTCCAATGCGCTGAATGCCAAAATGGGAAAAAGTACAACAACTGGCGGGGTAAAGGTTGCCAAAATCATTGATGACACAGCCCCAACAAAGCTTGTATATAATCCTACCCATCCTGATGCCGATTCAAACGGCTATGTAAATATGCCGAATGTAGACGTCGCGAAAGAGATGGTTGACATGATTTCAGCTTCGCGTTCTTATGAAGCGAATGTCACTGCCATTAATTCTTCTAAAGCGATGTTTGTAAAAGCATTGGAAATTGGGAAGTAG
- the flgB gene encoding flagellar basal body rod protein FlgB — MNLLSGSSFQRLEGAVHAAEMRQNVISNNIANVDTPHFKRSEVEFEQLLEQQMGNSSPKLKGKLTNARHIPIGGPVNPTPQVISDKETAMNNNENNVDIDREMSLLAKNQLSYNAYLQQVNHEIKMMRTAIEGRG, encoded by the coding sequence GTGAACTTATTAAGCGGATCTTCATTCCAAAGGCTAGAGGGGGCAGTTCATGCAGCAGAAATGCGGCAAAATGTCATTTCGAATAATATAGCCAATGTGGATACCCCGCATTTTAAACGGTCAGAGGTTGAATTTGAACAGCTTTTGGAACAACAAATGGGTAATAGCTCACCTAAGCTGAAAGGAAAGCTTACGAATGCAAGGCATATTCCTATAGGTGGGCCGGTCAATCCTACGCCTCAAGTCATAAGCGATAAAGAAACCGCCATGAACAATAATGAGAATAATGTGGATATTGATCGAGAAATGTCGCTGCTTGCGAAAAATCAGCTGAGTTATAACGCTTATCTGCAGCAAGTCAATCATGAAATCAAAATGATGCGAACAGCAATAGAAGGGAGAGGTTAA
- the codY gene encoding GTP-sensing pleiotropic transcriptional regulator CodY, with protein MTLLTKTRTLNRLLQRAAGKPLIFREMAEVLTSTIQTSVFVVSRRGKVLGCAAVNPHDHDSLRSMSAEELRFPQESNEQFLEMTESVTNVAPYAGVYETFPSLGQQEIMTVVPITGGGDRLGTLILTRHQGAFDDDDLVLAEYGSTIVGMEILRERSVEIEHEARSRAVVSVAIGSLSFSELEAVEHIFEQLEGKEGLLVASKIADRVGITRSVIVNALRKLESAGVIETRSLGMKGTYIKILNHQLLQELEKIKS; from the coding sequence ATGACGTTATTAACAAAAACAAGGACGCTAAATCGCCTGCTGCAGCGGGCGGCTGGCAAGCCGCTAATTTTCAGAGAAATGGCGGAGGTGCTGACCAGCACCATTCAAACGAGTGTATTTGTCGTAAGCCGCAGGGGAAAGGTGCTCGGTTGTGCAGCTGTGAATCCGCATGATCATGACTCGCTGCGTTCCATGTCGGCAGAAGAGCTGCGTTTCCCGCAGGAAAGCAACGAGCAATTTCTTGAAATGACGGAATCGGTCACGAATGTGGCGCCGTATGCTGGTGTTTATGAGACTTTCCCGTCGCTAGGCCAGCAGGAAATTATGACGGTTGTCCCGATAACAGGTGGCGGAGATCGCTTAGGCACGCTAATTTTGACAAGGCACCAAGGCGCTTTTGACGACGATGATTTAGTGCTTGCAGAATATGGGTCTACGATTGTCGGCATGGAAATTTTACGCGAGCGTTCGGTAGAAATTGAGCATGAGGCACGCAGTCGCGCTGTCGTATCGGTTGCTATCGGTTCGTTATCGTTCAGCGAGCTTGAGGCAGTCGAGCATATTTTTGAGCAATTGGAAGGAAAAGAGGGGCTGCTTGTAGCCTCAAAAATTGCTGACAGGGTCGGTATTACTAGGTCTGTAATCGTAAATGCCCTAAGAAAATTAGAAAGTGCGGGGGTCATTGAGACTAGATCCCTCGGAATGAAGGGAACTTACATTAAGATATTAAATCACCAGCTTCTTCAAGAGCTGGAAAAAATTAAATCATAA
- the hslU gene encoding ATP-dependent protease ATPase subunit HslU: MANAALTPREIVAELDKYIVGQKPAKRSVAIALRNRYRRSQLDESLRDEVVPKNILMIGPTGVGKTEIARRLAKLVKAPFVKLEATKFTEVGYVGRDVESMVRDLVETAIRMVKTEKTEQVKDKAEKLANELLVTLLVPSKIKEKTQKNPFEMLFGNQQNDNLQAEEPEQDQTIMQKRAQVQADLAAGKLENEMVEVEVEDAAPNMLDMLAGGQGPEGMGMNMQELFGQLMPKKTKRRKLPVKEARKVLIQEEANKLINMDDVISESVTRAEQSGIIFIDEIDKIASSSRGNVPDVSREGVQRDILPIVEGSTVMTKYGPVKTDYVLFIAAGAFHIAKPSDLIPELQGRFPIRVELTSLTLDDFVSILKEPKNALTKQYTALLQTEGIEIEFSDEAIHELASIAAEVNRNTENIGARRLHTILEKLLEDLSFEAPDITLDHMLITPEYVREKLGSIAQNKDLSQYIL; the protein is encoded by the coding sequence ATGGCAAATGCAGCGTTAACACCAAGAGAGATCGTAGCGGAGCTGGATAAGTATATTGTCGGACAAAAGCCTGCAAAACGTTCGGTCGCAATCGCCTTGCGCAATCGTTATCGCAGAAGTCAGCTTGATGAATCGTTGCGTGATGAGGTCGTGCCGAAAAATATTTTAATGATCGGTCCTACAGGCGTTGGTAAAACAGAAATTGCCCGCAGATTGGCGAAGCTGGTAAAAGCGCCTTTCGTAAAGCTTGAAGCAACGAAATTCACCGAGGTAGGCTACGTAGGCCGCGACGTTGAATCCATGGTTCGCGATTTGGTTGAAACAGCGATCCGCATGGTGAAAACGGAAAAAACCGAGCAGGTTAAAGATAAAGCGGAGAAGCTGGCAAACGAATTGCTGGTGACGCTGCTTGTCCCTTCGAAAATAAAGGAAAAGACGCAAAAAAATCCGTTTGAGATGCTTTTTGGCAACCAGCAAAATGACAATCTGCAAGCTGAAGAACCGGAGCAGGATCAGACGATTATGCAAAAACGGGCTCAGGTGCAGGCAGATCTTGCTGCTGGCAAGCTGGAAAATGAAATGGTAGAGGTAGAAGTTGAAGATGCTGCTCCGAATATGCTGGACATGCTCGCAGGCGGCCAAGGACCCGAAGGCATGGGCATGAATATGCAGGAGCTGTTCGGACAGCTGATGCCGAAAAAAACGAAGCGCCGCAAGCTGCCGGTTAAGGAAGCGCGTAAAGTGCTTATTCAGGAAGAAGCAAACAAGCTGATCAATATGGATGATGTCATTTCGGAATCGGTTACACGTGCGGAACAGTCAGGCATTATTTTTATCGATGAAATTGACAAAATTGCGAGCTCCTCGCGTGGAAATGTCCCAGACGTTTCGCGTGAAGGCGTGCAGCGTGATATTTTGCCAATCGTTGAAGGCTCGACGGTTATGACCAAATATGGTCCAGTAAAAACGGATTATGTGCTCTTTATTGCCGCAGGTGCCTTCCATATCGCGAAACCGTCCGATTTAATTCCCGAGCTGCAAGGCCGTTTTCCGATTCGGGTGGAGCTTACTTCGCTTACGCTTGATGATTTTGTGAGCATTTTGAAGGAGCCGAAAAACGCGCTGACTAAGCAATACACAGCACTGCTCCAAACCGAAGGCATTGAAATCGAATTTTCAGATGAGGCCATTCATGAGCTGGCATCCATTGCCGCGGAAGTGAATCGGAATACTGAAAATATCGGAGCGAGAAGGCTGCACACGATTTTGGAAAAGCTGCTTGAGGATCTTTCCTTCGAAGCGCCTGATATTACGCTGGACCATATGCTGATCACGCCGGAATATGTTCGTGAAAAGCTGGGAAGCATTGCGCAAAATAAAGATTTGAGTCAATATATATTGTAG
- the hslV gene encoding ATP-dependent protease subunit HslV has protein sequence MEMEFHATTICAVRHEGKGAIAGDGQVTFGNSMVMKNKAKKVRRLYRGQVVAGFAGSVADAITLFEKFEAKLEEHHGNLQRSAVELAKEWRSDRVLRKLEAMMLVMDETGLLLISGNGEIIEPDDGLLAIGSGGSFALSAARALKRHATHLDAKEMARSALEIAADICVYTNHNIIVEEIGS, from the coding sequence ATGGAAATGGAATTTCATGCAACGACGATTTGTGCAGTCCGTCACGAGGGAAAAGGCGCGATTGCAGGGGATGGTCAAGTAACGTTCGGCAACAGCATGGTGATGAAAAATAAAGCGAAAAAGGTACGCCGCTTATATCGCGGGCAAGTCGTTGCTGGTTTTGCTGGCTCGGTTGCTGATGCGATTACGCTTTTTGAGAAGTTCGAGGCAAAGCTTGAGGAGCATCATGGCAATTTGCAGCGCTCGGCTGTAGAGCTGGCGAAGGAATGGCGCTCGGATCGTGTGCTGCGCAAATTGGAAGCGATGATGCTGGTTATGGATGAGACGGGACTTTTATTGATTTCAGGAAATGGCGAAATTATTGAGCCGGATGATGGTCTTTTGGCCATTGGCTCGGGCGGCAGCTTTGCTTTGTCCGCAGCTAGAGCACTCAAGCGCCATGCCACTCATCTGGATGCGAAGGAAATGGCCCGTTCGGCGCTAGAAATTGCAGCAGATATTTGCGTCTACACGAATCACAATATTATTGTGGAAGAAATCGGCTCTTAA
- the trmFO gene encoding FADH(2)-oxidizing methylenetetrahydrofolate--tRNA-(uracil(54)-C(5))-methyltransferase TrmFO, translated as MSSSSYPKVTVIGAGLAGSEAAWQIASQGVPVVLYEMRPETKTPAHHTNQFAELVCSNSLRANGLANAVGVLKEEMRQLDSLILGCADRHAVPAGGALAVDRDGFSGEVTRLLHEHPLVEVRNEEVTEIPTDGIVIIATGPLTAPALSAQVRELLGEEYFYFYDAAAPIVEKDSIDMSKVYLASRYDKGEAAYLNCPMTEEEFEIFHDALVNAEKAEIKDFEKEVYFEGCMPIEVIASRGKQTVLFGPMKPVGLVNPHTGKLPHAVIQLRQDNAAGTLYNLVGFQTHLKWGEQKRVFSLIPGLENAEFVRFGVMHRNTFINSPRLLEPTYQLKNRPTLFFAGQMTGVEGYVESAASGLIAGFNAARLARNLEPLVLPGDTTLGSMAQYITTADFKHFQPMNANFGLFPPLEKRLKSKKEKNEAIANRALAGIEQFKQEHFTHLINN; from the coding sequence TTGTCATCATCATCCTATCCAAAAGTAACCGTTATCGGAGCTGGCCTGGCCGGCAGCGAAGCCGCTTGGCAAATCGCATCCCAAGGCGTACCCGTCGTACTCTATGAAATGCGGCCCGAGACGAAAACGCCAGCCCACCACACGAACCAGTTTGCCGAGCTCGTATGCAGCAACAGCTTGCGTGCAAATGGACTGGCAAATGCCGTAGGCGTGCTTAAAGAGGAAATGCGCCAGCTGGATTCGCTCATTCTTGGCTGCGCGGATCGTCATGCAGTTCCAGCGGGCGGTGCGCTTGCTGTTGACCGGGACGGGTTTTCCGGCGAAGTAACGCGCCTTCTGCACGAGCATCCGCTCGTTGAAGTCCGCAATGAGGAAGTAACGGAAATTCCAACAGACGGAATCGTCATTATTGCGACAGGCCCACTCACAGCTCCGGCCTTGTCCGCGCAAGTACGCGAGCTGCTGGGCGAGGAATATTTCTACTTTTACGATGCTGCTGCACCGATTGTGGAGAAAGATTCTATCGATATGAGCAAAGTTTATCTCGCTTCCCGCTACGATAAAGGCGAAGCCGCTTATTTGAACTGCCCGATGACGGAAGAGGAATTCGAAATTTTCCATGATGCGCTCGTTAATGCCGAGAAAGCGGAAATAAAAGATTTTGAAAAGGAAGTATATTTTGAGGGCTGTATGCCAATTGAAGTTATTGCAAGCCGCGGCAAGCAAACGGTGCTTTTTGGACCGATGAAGCCAGTTGGACTTGTGAACCCGCATACAGGCAAGCTGCCTCATGCTGTTATCCAATTGCGCCAGGACAATGCGGCTGGCACGCTGTATAACTTGGTTGGGTTTCAAACGCATTTGAAATGGGGCGAGCAGAAGCGGGTATTCTCGCTTATTCCAGGACTTGAAAATGCCGAGTTTGTGCGTTTCGGTGTTATGCACCGCAATACGTTCATCAATTCGCCGCGCTTGCTTGAGCCGACCTATCAGCTTAAAAATCGCCCTACCTTATTTTTTGCCGGCCAGATGACGGGTGTTGAAGGTTATGTGGAATCAGCGGCTTCCGGGTTAATCGCCGGTTTCAACGCCGCTCGTCTCGCACGCAATCTTGAGCCGCTTGTGCTTCCTGGAGACACGACGCTGGGCAGCATGGCGCAATATATTACGACGGCGGATTTCAAGCATTTTCAGCCTATGAATGCGAATTTCGGGTTATTCCCGCCGCTTGAGAAACGATTGAAGAGCAAGAAGGAAAAGAATGAAGCGATTGCGAACCGTGCGCTTGCCGGCATTGAGCAATTTAAACAAGAGCATTTCACGCATTTGATAAACAACTAA
- the topA gene encoding type I DNA topoisomerase, whose translation MADSLVIVESPAKAKTIGKYLGSKYIVKASMGHIRDLPKSQIGVEVENDFNPKYITIRGKGSVLKELKSASKKVKHVYLAADPDREGEAIAWHLAHYLELDASDTCRVVFNEITKQAVKDAFKTPRKINMDLVNAQQARRILDRLVGYKISPLLWKKVKKGLSAGRVQSVCVKLIIDRENEIDEFVPEEYWSITAKVSQNGVPFEAKYHSIGGEKRELGNEQEMQAVLDAMESGSDFKVAEVKEKERLRNPAPPFITSSLQQEAARKLGFRASKTMSVAQQLYEGVELGKEGTVGLITYMRTDSTRISPIAQEEAKEYITERYGAPYMPEQLRIYAKKNSNAQDAHEAIRPTAIMRDPDTMKPFLSRDQFRLYKLVWERFVSSQMSSAVLDTMTVDMISGDVKFRANGSKVKFAGFMKVYVEGNDDGAEEEHKFLPPIEVGDMIPAEAIEPKQHFTQPPPRFTEARLVKTLEELGIGRPSTYAPTLETIQKRGYVAIEEKKFMPTELGDLVIQLMEEFFPEILNAEFTANMEGDLDHVEEGSQDWVKVLATFYDSFEKRLEVAEEEMKEIEIQDEVSDEICEKCGRHLVYKMGRFGKFLACSGFPDCRNTKPIVKDIGVPCPKCEEGKIIERRSKKGRIFYGCDTYPACDYVSWDKPSGKPCPKCESMLVEKRNRSGAKLQCPTCDYSEELQDEEQEEA comes from the coding sequence GTGGCAGACTCATTAGTTATCGTCGAATCACCAGCCAAAGCGAAAACAATAGGGAAGTATTTAGGCAGCAAATATATTGTTAAGGCTTCCATGGGCCATATTCGCGATTTGCCGAAAAGTCAGATTGGCGTCGAAGTTGAAAATGATTTCAATCCAAAATATATTACGATTCGCGGCAAAGGCAGCGTACTGAAAGAACTCAAAAGCGCCAGCAAAAAAGTGAAGCATGTTTATCTGGCGGCTGACCCGGATCGCGAAGGGGAAGCTATTGCATGGCATTTGGCTCATTATTTGGAGCTGGATGCCTCGGATACTTGCCGCGTTGTATTTAATGAAATAACGAAGCAAGCGGTTAAGGATGCTTTTAAGACGCCGCGCAAAATCAATATGGATTTGGTTAATGCGCAGCAGGCGAGACGTATTCTAGATCGTCTTGTCGGCTACAAGATCAGTCCGCTTCTGTGGAAAAAGGTTAAGAAGGGCCTTTCTGCTGGCCGCGTTCAATCGGTATGCGTCAAGCTGATTATTGACCGCGAAAATGAGATCGATGAATTTGTGCCGGAAGAATATTGGTCGATTACGGCAAAGGTATCGCAAAACGGCGTACCATTTGAGGCGAAATACCACTCCATTGGCGGCGAGAAGCGCGAGCTCGGCAACGAGCAGGAAATGCAAGCCGTGCTGGATGCGATGGAAAGCGGCTCTGATTTTAAAGTGGCGGAAGTGAAGGAGAAGGAGCGCTTGCGCAATCCTGCACCTCCATTCATTACGAGCTCCCTGCAGCAGGAAGCCGCCCGTAAGCTTGGTTTCAGGGCGTCTAAGACGATGTCCGTTGCCCAGCAGCTTTATGAAGGTGTAGAGCTAGGCAAGGAAGGCACGGTCGGTCTAATTACATATATGAGAACGGACTCCACTCGTATATCCCCGATTGCGCAGGAAGAAGCAAAGGAATACATTACGGAACGCTACGGCGCTCCTTATATGCCAGAGCAGCTTCGCATTTATGCGAAAAAGAACAGCAATGCCCAGGATGCGCATGAGGCGATCAGGCCAACGGCTATTATGCGTGATCCGGATACGATGAAGCCGTTCCTAAGCCGTGATCAATTCCGGTTGTACAAACTGGTATGGGAACGTTTCGTATCCAGCCAAATGTCTTCAGCCGTTCTCGATACGATGACCGTCGATATGATATCTGGCGATGTCAAGTTCCGTGCGAATGGATCGAAGGTCAAGTTTGCCGGATTTATGAAAGTATATGTGGAAGGCAATGATGATGGGGCAGAAGAGGAGCATAAGTTCCTGCCGCCAATTGAAGTAGGGGATATGATTCCTGCAGAAGCCATTGAGCCTAAACAGCATTTCACACAGCCGCCGCCGCGTTTTACGGAGGCCAGACTCGTGAAAACGCTTGAGGAGCTCGGCATAGGACGTCCAAGTACGTATGCGCCTACGCTGGAAACGATTCAGAAGCGCGGATACGTAGCGATAGAAGAGAAGAAATTTATGCCGACTGAGCTTGGCGACCTTGTTATCCAGCTAATGGAAGAGTTTTTCCCGGAAATTCTGAATGCTGAATTTACAGCCAACATGGAAGGGGATCTCGACCATGTGGAGGAAGGCTCGCAGGACTGGGTCAAAGTGCTCGCGACCTTCTATGACTCGTTCGAGAAGCGTCTGGAAGTAGCGGAAGAGGAAATGAAGGAAATCGAAATTCAAGATGAGGTTTCCGATGAAATTTGCGAAAAATGCGGCCGTCATTTGGTTTATAAAATGGGACGCTTCGGCAAATTCCTCGCTTGCTCCGGCTTTCCGGATTGCCGCAATACGAAGCCGATCGTTAAGGATATCGGCGTGCCTTGTCCGAAATGTGAGGAAGGCAAAATTATTGAACGGAGAAGTAAAAAAGGCCGGATTTTCTACGGCTGTGATACGTATCCGGCTTGCGATTATGTTTCATGGGATAAGCCTTCAGGCAAGCCGTGTCCGAAATGCGAAAGCATGCTCGTAGAAAAACGCAATCGCAGCGGAGCAAAGCTGCAATGTCCTACATGCGATTATTCCGAAGAGCTGCAGGATGAAGAACAAGAAGAAGCATAA
- the dprA gene encoding DNA-processing protein DprA produces MERDHDECRQIIMMLSEVPGIGWRTIQKAVASGAWREGSGQDEAAYIKAGFSTQQARSAVKRIGQGLIASGSSYEKAVQLGASVITPFDEAYPNYLLQIPQPPWVLYAIGRLELLKRPIIAIVGTRNPTAYGRHTASMLSEQLSAGRMTIASGLARGIDSKAHEAALRGVGSTIAVLACAVDCCYPSENRTLYRQIAEEGLLLSETPIGTPLHPGMFPLRNRIIAGLSLGTLVIEGAIGSGSLITAAQALDMNRDLFAVPGPISSPKSEGPNSLIRQGAKLVSAAEHIFEEYTWLGDERLKQSNSSAFSQLQSDKELSADERKIIALLRERPLSINELHQLIAVPFGHLSALLINLCIKRRIEQQSGSLYIAL; encoded by the coding sequence ATGGAACGTGATCATGATGAATGCAGACAAATCATAATGATGCTTAGCGAAGTGCCTGGCATTGGCTGGCGCACGATTCAGAAGGCAGTAGCGAGCGGCGCGTGGCGAGAGGGCAGCGGTCAGGATGAAGCAGCCTATATTAAGGCCGGTTTTAGCACCCAGCAGGCACGGTCGGCTGTTAAGCGAATAGGGCAAGGACTCATTGCTTCAGGCTCTTCCTATGAAAAGGCAGTTCAGCTTGGAGCTAGTGTCATTACACCGTTTGATGAAGCCTATCCAAACTATTTGCTGCAAATTCCGCAGCCGCCTTGGGTGTTGTATGCGATTGGCCGTCTGGAGTTGTTGAAGCGTCCAATTATAGCAATCGTCGGAACGCGCAATCCTACCGCATATGGCCGTCATACTGCTTCTATGCTCTCTGAGCAGCTTTCGGCAGGCAGGATGACTATTGCGAGCGGTTTAGCCCGTGGAATCGATAGCAAGGCGCATGAGGCCGCTCTGCGAGGAGTTGGTAGCACGATAGCCGTGCTTGCATGCGCCGTAGATTGTTGTTATCCTTCAGAGAATAGAACTTTGTACCGCCAGATAGCGGAAGAAGGGCTATTGCTCTCGGAAACGCCAATCGGCACGCCGCTGCATCCCGGCATGTTTCCGCTGCGCAACCGAATTATTGCAGGGCTTTCCCTTGGGACACTCGTCATAGAGGGAGCCATTGGCAGCGGTTCTTTAATTACAGCAGCGCAAGCGCTGGATATGAACCGTGATTTATTCGCTGTGCCGGGCCCGATTTCTTCTCCTAAAAGCGAAGGGCCTAATTCGCTTATTCGCCAAGGAGCAAAGCTGGTTAGCGCGGCCGAGCATATTTTTGAAGAATACACATGGCTTGGCGATGAAAGGCTGAAACAGTCGAATTCTTCTGCCTTTTCACAGCTCCAATCGGACAAGGAATTGTCCGCTGATGAACGGAAAATTATCGCACTGCTGCGAGAGCGTCCATTATCCATTAATGAATTACACCAGCTGATAGCTGTTCCTTTTGGACATTTAAGCGCTCTTCTGATAAATTTATGTATAAAACGTAGGATCGAGCAGCAGTCTGGATCGCTATATATAGCATTGTAG